In a single window of the Nicotiana tomentosiformis chromosome 10, ASM39032v3, whole genome shotgun sequence genome:
- the LOC104104100 gene encoding uncharacterized protein, whose amino-acid sequence MNLDSVCGGSCMARPYSEIQLLLNNFTTNDHKWKGVPKKRKDKPIPEGELIPKATHESKKDDASSEPVNAARPPPPFPQRLQKKNDDRMFNKFLSMLSQTVALTEEFTSRIQNKLPQKHKDPGSFTIPVRIGNIDVGRAICDLGASINLMPLSLFKQLGLRAPRPTTLMLQLADRSIAYLEGVVEDVLLQIGKFIFPADFIILDYEDDE is encoded by the exons atgaatcttgattcagtttgtgggggtagttgcatggcgaggccgtatagtgaaatccaGCTCCTGCTAAACAACTTCACTACTAATGACCATAAGTGGAAAGGAG tgccaaagaagagaaaggacaagcctatacctgagggggagtTGATTCCTAAGGCAACACATGAGTCAAAgaaagatgatgcaagttcagagccagtgaatgctgcaaggccaccaccacctttcccccaaagattgcaaaAGAAGAATGATGaccgcatgttcaacaaattcctctctatgttgagccag ACAgtcgcacttactgaggagttCACTTCAAGaatccaaaacaagcttcctcaaaagcatAAGGATCCTGGTAGTTTCACCATCCCTGTGCGGATTGGTAATATCGATGTGGGTCGTGctatttgtgatttgggggcgagcataaatctgatgcccttGTCCTTGTTCAAACAATTAGGCCTGagagctccaagaccaaccacaTTGATGTTGCAACTAGCTGATAGATCCATAGCCTACCTTGAAGGAGTGGTTGAAGATGtgttgctgcaaattggaaaattcatcttccccgCGGACTTCATTATCCTAGATTATGAGGATGATGAataa